In a single window of the Falco rusticolus isolate bFalRus1 chromosome 11, bFalRus1.pri, whole genome shotgun sequence genome:
- the LOC119155584 gene encoding myomegalin-like isoform X6 yields MKETCRICARELCGNQRRWIFHTAAKLNLQVLLSHVLGRELCRDGKSEFACSKCAFMLDRIYRFDTVIARIEALSIERLQKLLLEKDRLKFCIASMYRRNNEDSSTDDRAGDGTVDLSNLPDVRYAALLQEDFAYSGYEYWADQDEHSLEPHSCHASEGASNRPRRCRGCAALRVADADYEAICKVPRKVARSISCGLSSRWSASMGNEESSVCDAAESTSARVPVDGESMEEGTPASSVESLDTTVEASPPQQKDEDADKGVKGNGKCDDFSDERMTPNSSLSGNRLELALSLIKALDYKPLQSPRGSRLPIPVKSSLPPPKLSRDLADGSTSAGLACASSVFLNADRKSFSRAPLGLPLEISELQELWDDLCEDYMPLRVQDVQVEHQQPAPGDPAAEEHVSDLCAAELQGKIQQFEAANKLLQEKLSELSFELKSAQETSQMQDLTIQNLNEALKSKESKTEELYRIIEGQNETMAKLRDKLHRSHLGQLQVSENLLSSQEQQMSLLDLQNTLFCTKLEMQKLKRAQHQKEHQLAEARRATQLLETMVHEEEQQKEATWKHNQELRAVVQQLETELQDKAQQLQTVEWEKCRELQAQEQCFQHLNQQLARKEQLLQESRELLQCQQSFDKSPAAMNAMLEKLQQRVSDRDAALERAVDEKFCALEKKEQELQQLRLSIRERGSDLERLRNVLSSNEATIHSLESLLKAKTLELEQVSATCQNLRWLKEEIEAKSCSRQKEQEGIIQQLQTCLHDRNKEVEELTATLLCKLGPGQSEVAEKLCLRLQHKEKMLQDLLSDRNRQTMEHDAEIRELLQAVSTKEQQSRAAAQKMAHALAERSCELQLLRQHMLGKEPVGMQSVGARLLKQDKQPVQGVLQRACGATVIAGPPQGESICRTEGVMMSAAELEKDLVNAREELELMAKKERESRRELTALQSVIATQEEELQVQASDIEALTRTVQIKEDLIKDLQMQLVDPEEIPVVERLTQEVLVLREKVAIAESRGQEATGNRRQQLLLTLEGLVAERNRLNEALQAERQLCSSLVKFHMHPDSAARDHTLQVELEGVRKLRGQLEEALGRSLEFLNRLETQDAIGGQATGTDADDASSTFTYSIKEEAAHGVATQHSSPQAPKENRGTERTLMGSTAPTVPEQMLQAEKELQEMKVQLEKAGFSSVSQIREVMLSLCLENTELKEQIYEATSLLESAEQEEADMGIPLAPKFHQLQQKSCNALADHLAGSSGDGQWVLAERGAVPGKWPVLEAKGTVPGRAWSGLVKELCSQVAQGQRQCQELQDKLAASKAMLQAQAEQLEKYHVLLSGEPHTRQLSKQVQVDFQDLGYETCGRSETEADRDEATSPECEELEAPFQPGMPRAGKAAQKTMAPADVVALHQHIQDRKAQLPNANKVTQSLQRRTRSVSVTSGYTSGAEQPPLGPTALASPAHSLTDEDEGWQSDSHSTLCPSDLRAHHSWQQLEHRVFPLKAQLSATKPEQLQSATQSWNYHRLIQAQARDLCHLRQTLREGHRMSHSLAQHLHHALRSFEDLLHGTDIDYYLGQGFREQLDQGRQLSERLSKKLGTRDRAYGKDKTSHELLTLRLSQELQEKEKVTENPEVKLREHCESPGSNRPPSELSCSVTSSSFISEGLEARSDGDEASECSQCSQCPEEPVRLAGLTLPVAPVKPTAPPGSLGEGSKAPALLNRHGALQSLAGIPRATDTRARCGVPAPGQPLCGALPSGYPASQKLTGADLLEEHLVEIRSLRQRLEESICTHDRLQEQLERRLASTSKATGLPSDIHAQTRELRLQLSRENQALSEDNRTLRLQRDHLSQELAQVQEAFLTACARAREAEAELDQRHRNQQKLVDELTEYQKSVRRLRDEQRSLQEKNNRLQHRVMLQQQQCEEHCRLLQTTRTELHVCESLPGPSAEAHAGCFPSPPVRDVGTSLAAPHFSPLPSDMLAAQRIAEPRGADPLAKKSKEPTQAHVVACPNTYRALEQRILKGKGLAHELMSLMHPATRLPSCPLPGKEVLGWSGMGHLCSSASTLHSILEECTSLLTAFWSTVLPVSPAQHQDKEQALQGEIATLQARLAEREDALQSMAHQLQSTAQLKDKMEQFIVTHLTRTHNMLRKARTNLEGTAATWCRPDVAALPLAATRQVKAQQALPVS; encoded by the exons atgaAGGAAACCTGCCGGATCTGTGCTCGGGAGCTGTGCGGCAACCAGCGGCGATGGATCTTCCACACAGCGGCCAAGCTGAACCTCCAGGTGCTGCTCTCCCATGTCctgggcagggagctgtgccGGGATGGCAAATCCGAGTTCGCTTGCAGCAAGTGTGCCTTCATGCTGGACCGCATCTACAGGTTCGATACTGTCATTGCGCGCATCGAGGCCCTCTCCATCGAGCGCCTGCAGAAACTGCTACTGGAGAAAGATCGCCTCAAGTTCTGCATTGCAAGCATGTACCGCAGGAACAATGAAGACTCTAGCACAGATGACAGAGCTGGGGATGGGACTGTGGACCTTTCTAACCTGCCTGATGTACGGTATGCTGCCCTCCTTCAGGAGGATTTTGCTTATTCTGGATATGAATATTGGGCGGATCAAGATGAGCACAGCCTGGAGCCACACAGCTGCCATGCTTCAGAAGGAGCAAGTAACCGCCCACGGCGTTGCCGTGGCTGTGCTGCGCTGCGGGTGGCTGATGCTGACTATGAAGCAATTTGCAAAGTGCCACGAAAAGTGGCCAGAAGCATCTCCTGCGGGCTCTCCAGCCGGTGGTCAGCCAGCATGGGCAATGAGGAATCATCAGTGTGTGACGCAGCGGAGTCCACCAGCGCCAGAGTGCCTGTGGATGGGGAGAGCATGGAGGAAGGCACGCCTGCATCCTCTGTCGAGTCCCTGGACACAACTGTGGAGGCCAGCCCCCCACAGCAGAAGGATGAAGATGCAGATAAGGGAGTGAAGGGGAATGGGAAATGTGACGATTTCTCAGATGAGCGCATGACCCCAAACTCTTCGCTGAGCGGGAACAGGCTGGAGCTGGCCCTCAGTTTGATCAAGGCTTTGGACTACAAACCCCTTCAGAGCCCCCGAGGCAGCAGGCTACCTATTCCTGTGAAGTCCAGCTTGCCCCCTCCCAAGCTGAGCCGCGACTTGGCAGATGGCAGCACTTCTGCTGGCTTAGCGTGTGCTAGTTCTGTCTTCCTGAACGCAGACAGAAAATCCTTTTCCAGAGCCCCTTTGGGTCTTCCCCTGGAGATTTCTGAACTTCAGGAGCTGTGGGATGACCTCTGTGAGGATTATATGCCGCTGCGGGTGCAG GATGTGCAGGTTGAACATCAACAGCCGGCTCCAGGTGaccctgcagcagaggagcatGTGTCTGatctgtgtgctgcagagctgcagggcaaAATCCAGCAATTTGAAGCTGCCAACAAG ttgTTACAGGAAAAGCTGAGTGAATTGagttttgaattaaaatctGCCCAAGAAACATCGCAGATGCAAGATCTTACAATCCAGAATCTGAATGAGGCCCTGAAGAGCAAAGAGAGTAAG ACAGAAGAGCTGTACCGTATCATTGAAGGGCAGAATGAGACGATGGCCAAGCTACGGGACAAGTTACACAGAAGCCATCTGGGACAGTTGCAG GTGTCAGAGAACCTACTCTCATCCCAGGAGCAGCAAATGTCACTGCTGGATCTTCAGAACACACTTTTCTGCACCAAGCTGGAgatgcagaaactgaaaagagcTCAGCACCAGAAGGAGCATCAACTGGCTGAAGCCAGGAGAGCAACCCAGCTCCTAGAGACCATGGTGCatgaggaagagcagcagaaagaggcAACCTGGAAACACAACCAG gaGCTGCGTGCTGTGGTGCAGCAGCTAGAGACAGAGCTGCAGGACAAGGCTCAGCAGCTCCAGACAGTGGAGTGGGAGAAATGCCGTGAGCTGCAGGCCCAGGAGCAGTGTTTTCAGCATTTGAATCAGCAGCTGGCTCGCAAGGAACAGCTTCTGCAG GAATCGAGGGAGCTTCTGCAGTGCCAGCAAAGCTTCGACAAGAGCCCTGCAGCCATGAATGCCATGCTGGAGAAACTGCAGCAGCGAGTCAGCGACAGGGACGCTGCTCTGGAG CGAGCAGTAGATGAGAAGTTCTGTGCCCTGGAGAAGAAGGAGCAAGAGCTGCAACAGCTCCGTCTCTCAATAAGGGAGCGTGGAAGTGACCTGGAGAGACTGCGCAATGTCCTGTCCAGCAACGAGGCCACCATTCAC AGCCTGGAGAGCCTCCTGAAAGCCAAAACGCTGGAACTAGAACAGGTCTCTGCAACCTGCCAAAACCTCCGCTGGCTCAAAGAGGAGATCGAGGCCAAatcctgcagcaggcagaaggaACAGGAGGGGATcatccagcagctgcagacctGCCTGCATGACAGGAACAAGGAAGTGGAG GAGCTTACAGCAACTCTGCTGTGCAAGCTGGGCCCAGGACAGAGTGAGGTAGCAGAGAAGCTGTGCTTGCGTCTCCAGCACAAGGAGAAAATGCTGCAAGATCTCCTCAGTGACAGGAACCGTCAGACTATGGAACATGATGCTGAAATccgggagctgctgcaggctgtgagcaccaaggagcagcagagcaga GCGGCTGCACAGAAGATGGCACATGCTTTGGCTGAAAGGAGCTGCGAGTTACAACTATTGCGCCAGCATATGTTGGGGAAGGAGCCTGTCGGGATGCAGTCAGTTGGTGCCAGGCTGTTGAAGCAGGACAAACAGCCTGTACAA ggAGTACTGCAAAGAGCTTGTGGAGCTACAGTCATTGCTGGACCCCCACAGGGAGAGAGCATCTGCAGGACAGAGGGAG TTATGAtgtcagcagcagaactggagaAGGATCTTGTTAATgccagggaggagctggagctgatggcaaagaaggaaagggaaagcagg CGGGAGCTCACTGCTCTCCAGTCTGTCATAGCCACACAGGAAGAAGAGCTGCAGGTGCAGGCCTCAGATATAGAGGCCTTGACCAGGACCGTCCAGATCAAAGAGGACCTCATCAAG GATCTGCAGATGCAGCTTGTGGATCCTGAAGAAATTCCAGTCGTGGAAAGGCTGACACAAGAAGTACTGGTGCTTCGGGAGAAAGTGGCCATAGCAGAGTCACGAGGACAGGAGGCTACTGgaaacagaaggcagcag TTGTTACTGACGCTGGAAGGACTGGTGGCTGAAAGGAATCGGTTAAATGAGGCTCTTCAGGCagagaggcagctctgcagcagcctggtaAAGTTTCACATGCACCCAGACAG CGCTGCGAGAGACCACACTCTGCAGGTGGAGCTGGAGGGGGTCCGCAAGCTCCGGGGACAGCTGGAAGAAGCTCTTGGAAGAAGCTTGGAGTTTTTGAACAGGCTGGAGACACAGGACGCCATAGGAG GTCAGGCCACAGGTACAGATGCTGATGATGCCAGCAGCACCTTTACCTACAGCATCAAGGAGGAGGCAGCCCATGGTGTGGCAACCCAGCAC agcagcccccaggccccTAAGGAAAACAGGGGCACTGAAAGGACCCTGATGGGGAGCACAGCACCCACCGTGCCAGAGCagatgctgcaggcagaaaaggagctgcaggagatgaaggtgcagctggagaaagccGGCTTCTCCTCTGTCTCCCAGATCAG ggaggtgatgctgAGCCTGTGCCTGGAGAACACAGAGTTGAAGGAGCAGATTTACGAAGCCACGTCGCTGCTAGAGAGTGcggagcaggaggaggctgaCATGGGCATCCCTCTGGCCCCCAAGTTCCACCAGCTacagcagaagagctgcaaTGCCCTTGCAGACCACctggctgggagcagtgggGATGGCCAGTGGGTTCTGGCAGAGAGGGGAGCTGTGCCCGGCAAATGGCCGGTGCTGGAG GCGAAGGGTACAGTTCCCGGCAGAGCCTGGTCGGGGCTGGTCAAAGAGCTGTGCTCCCAGGTGGCGCAGGGCCAAAGgcagtgccaggagctgcaggacaaGCTCGCCGCCTCAAAGGCCATGTTGCAGGCAcaagctgagcagctggagaagtACCACGTCCTGCTCT CAGGTGAACCCCACACACGGCAGCTCAGCAAGCAAGTGCAGGTAGACTTCCAGGACCTGGGTTACGAGACATGCGGGCGAAGTGAGACCGAGGCCGACCGGGATGAGGCCACTAGCCCTG AATGTGAGGAGCTGGAGGCCCCATTCCAGCCAGGGATGCCTAGGGCAGGCAAGGCTGCCCAGAAGACCATGGCCCCCGCAGATGTGGTGGCCCTGCACCAGCACATCCAGGACCGTAAGGCGCAGTTGCCTAATGCCAACAAGGTGACCCAGAGCCTGCAGCGCCGTACCCGTTCTGTCTCTGTCACCAGTGGCTACACCTCAGGTGCCGAGCAGCCCCCGCTGGGTCCCACAGCGCTGGCCTCCCCGGCCCACAGCCTCACTGACGAGGACGAGGGCTGGCAGTCAGACAGCCACAGCACCCTCTGCCCATCTGACCTGCGGGCAcaccacagctggcagcagctggagcaccGCGTCTTCCCCCTCAAGGCACAGCTGTCTGCAACCAAGCCTGAGCAGCTGCAATCTGCGACTCAGTCATG GAATTACCACCGGCTGATCCAAGCACAGGCTCGGGATCTCTGCCACCTGCGGCAGACGCTGCGGGAGGGCCACAGGATGAGCCACAGCCTAGCCCAGCACCTGCACCATGCCCTGCGGTCCTTTGAGGACCTCCTTCATGGCACCGACATTGACTACTATCTGGGCCAAGGCTTTCGGGAGCAGCTAgaccagggcaggcagctgtcAGAGAGGCTCAGCAAGAAGCTGGGCACCA GAGATCGAGCATATGGGAAGGATAAAACCAGCCATGAACTCCTGACGCTGAG GCTCAGCCAGGAACtccaggagaaggagaaggtgacCGAGAACCCGGAGGTGAAACTGCGGGAGCACTGTGAATCCCCTGGCAGCAACCGCCCACCCTCTGAGTTATCCTGCTCTGTCACCAGTTCCTCCTTCATATCTGAGGGGCTGGAGGCCCGCTCTGATGGGGATGAAGCCAGTGAGTGCAGCCAGTGCAGCCAGTGCCCTGAGGAGCCTGTCCGGCTTGCAG GCCTGACGCTGCCCGTGGCACCAGTGAAGCCCACAGCTCCACCGGGCTCCTTAGGAGAGGGCAGCAAAGCCCCAGCGTTGCTCAACCGACACGGTGcgctgcagagcctggctgggatCCCCAGGGCCACTGACACCCGCGCCCGCTGCGGTGTGCCTGCTCCCGGCCAGCCGCTTTGCGGGGCCCTGCCATCGGGTTACCCCGCCAGCCAAAAGCTAACAG GGGCCGACCTGCTGGAGGAACACTTGGTGGAGATCCGCAGCCTGCGCCAGCGCCTCGAGGAGTCCATCTGCACCCATGACCGGCTCCAGGAGCAACTTGAGCGCCGCCTGGCCTCCACCAGCAAGGCCACCG ggctgcccagcGACATCCATGCCCAGACACGGGagctgaggctgcagctgagcagggagaaCCAGGCTCTGAGTGAGGACAACCGGACTCTGAGGCTTCAGCGCGACCACCTCTCCCAAG AGCTAGCGCAGGTGCAGGAGGCGTTCCTGACTGCCTGCGCCCGGGCACGGGAagctgaagcagagctggaCCAGAGGCACAGGAATCAGCAGAAGCTGGTGGATGAGCTCACCGAGTACCAAAAGAGTGTCCGCCGGCTCCGGGATGAGCAGCGCTctttgcaggagaaaaacaaCAG gctgcagcacagagtgatgctccagcagcagcagtgtgaggAGCACTGCCGGCTCCTGCAGACCACGCGCACGGAGCTGCACGTCTGTGAGAGCCTCCCTGGCCCCTCTGCTGAGGCCCACGCAG GCTGCTTCCCGTCTCCTCCGGTGCGGGATGTTGGCACAAGTCTAGCAGCTCCCCACTTCTCCCCACTGCCCTCTGACATGTTGGCGGCCCAGCGGATAGCCG AGCCACGTGGGGCAGACCCACTGGCAAAGAAGAGCAAGGAACCGACACAGGCTCACGTTGTTGCCTGCCCTAACACCTACCGGGCCCTGGAGCAGCGCATCCTGAAGGGGAAAGGGCTGGCCCATGAGCTGATGTCTCTCATGCACCCAGcgaccaggctgcccagctgcccgCTGCCGGGAAAGGAG GTCCTGGGGTGGTCAGGCATGGGGCAcctctgcagcagtgccagcaccctgcacaGCATCCTGGAGGAGTGCACATCTCTCCTCACTGCCTTCTGGAGCACCGTGCTGCCCGtcagccctgcccagcaccaggacAAG GAACAGGCGCTACAGGGTGAGATTGCGACGCTGCAGGCCCGGCTTGCTGAGCGGGAGGATGCTCTGCAGAGCATGGCCCATCAGCTGCAGAGTACAGCCCAGCTCAAGGACAAGATGGAGCAGTTTATCGTGACCCACT TGACCAGGACCCACAATATGCTGCGCAAGGCCAGGACAAACCTGGAG GGCACGGCAGCCACCTGGTGCAGGCCCGACGTGGCAGCACTCCCTCTTGCTGCCACTCGCCAGGTGAAGGCCCAGCAGGCCCTGCCCGTCTCGTGA